The Psychrobium sp. MM17-31 genome window below encodes:
- a CDS encoding DNA internalization-related competence protein ComEC/Rec2, translating to MLAMTAGFLTILLWPSLPDYWVALVCCGLAILLYKTHRMSASFIAGLSICIVSTNFHFTDLKLLLTANSSIKGKIVSLPVQGKHHNRFYFELSQIEMGDLVVQTQSRVAVIWPGQHKLNQGQKLQLNVKAKPISGLFNQGSFNYQRHMLASGVIANVTVLEGKFLSQKVDFRAKSSALLSAKGEHLPAMRFIRALVIGDKREFSTSDWQVLQRTGTSHLFAISGLHLGLVCFFALLIVKPIVRIIKIEAHLALTCSLIIALAIGVFYSGLAGFSYPTIRALLMLVVASVFVALGQRIDLFRVILITLWIIGLIDPLGLLSQGLWLSILALICVVMSAQWLSTTRLKPQAAWHTVIAHWFVQLLKIQIGLAIGLSAVQLLFFGGISIVAPVANLVAVPAISFVILPASLVATLAQALGFEMLAYWLFTLANLTLEGLYFFLASLSNLTLSWQSIFVARILVVVSLSVALFITLGKLTLVRRGYFSIVAILLSSTLMISTMIDDDQNWKIDFLDVGHGNSAVIVKNNRAIIVDTGNVFGEHSTMAKSVVLPFISVAGIRDVDYIFITHMDADHSAGLVDLEGRFAKATTITNHQGQCTDRQINWQGLQIRVTQAMGLTKKSHRSENNASCLIHIAGGYGSVLFTGDIERPAEKLLMEQLDKSWHADVMQVPHHGSKTSSSRDFVSLINPKYAIVSTASFNQWHFPTPIVVNRYQRLGAQVLNTATMGQITIEMRASGPNITNYRGHRAPFWYNGDLSFGHYRR from the coding sequence ATGCTAGCAATGACAGCTGGCTTCTTAACGATATTGCTTTGGCCTTCGCTACCGGACTATTGGGTGGCGTTAGTGTGTTGCGGATTGGCAATACTGCTATATAAGACTCACCGGATGTCGGCAAGTTTCATTGCTGGTTTATCTATATGTATTGTATCGACGAATTTTCACTTCACCGATCTCAAGTTGTTATTGACGGCAAACTCTAGCATAAAAGGAAAGATTGTTTCACTCCCAGTACAGGGAAAACACCACAATCGCTTTTATTTTGAGCTATCTCAAATTGAGATGGGTGACTTAGTCGTTCAAACGCAGTCTCGAGTCGCCGTAATATGGCCTGGGCAACATAAACTTAACCAAGGCCAAAAGCTGCAACTTAACGTAAAAGCAAAACCAATTTCTGGATTGTTTAATCAAGGGAGCTTCAACTACCAGCGTCATATGCTGGCGAGTGGTGTGATTGCAAATGTCACGGTGTTGGAAGGAAAGTTCCTGAGCCAAAAGGTCGATTTTAGAGCCAAGAGCTCAGCACTATTAAGTGCGAAAGGAGAGCACTTGCCTGCGATGCGTTTCATCCGGGCATTAGTTATTGGTGATAAACGTGAGTTTAGCACCAGTGATTGGCAAGTGTTACAACGCACAGGTACCAGTCATCTATTTGCGATCAGTGGTTTACACCTCGGGTTGGTGTGCTTTTTCGCGTTATTGATTGTTAAACCCATCGTTAGAATTATAAAAATTGAAGCACATTTAGCACTTACATGTTCGTTAATCATCGCCTTGGCCATTGGTGTTTTCTACAGCGGGTTAGCAGGCTTTAGTTATCCAACGATTCGTGCATTGCTTATGCTTGTCGTCGCCAGTGTTTTTGTTGCACTTGGACAACGGATTGACTTATTTCGAGTAATATTGATTACGCTGTGGATTATCGGCCTAATTGATCCTTTGGGACTATTGTCCCAAGGGCTCTGGCTGTCAATTTTAGCCTTGATATGTGTGGTGATGTCCGCCCAATGGCTAAGCACTACGAGGCTAAAACCTCAAGCGGCGTGGCATACTGTAATCGCCCATTGGTTTGTCCAGTTACTCAAAATTCAAATAGGTCTTGCGATTGGCCTAAGTGCAGTACAGTTATTGTTTTTTGGCGGTATTTCAATTGTTGCACCCGTTGCAAATTTGGTTGCAGTACCCGCGATAAGTTTTGTGATCTTACCTGCGTCGCTTGTCGCAACACTCGCACAAGCATTGGGTTTTGAAATGTTAGCGTATTGGCTTTTTACTCTAGCTAACTTAACGCTTGAAGGCCTTTATTTCTTTCTAGCGTCGCTTAGTAATTTAACACTCAGTTGGCAATCGATTTTTGTTGCCCGGATATTAGTCGTTGTTTCTTTATCGGTTGCTTTATTTATCACCCTAGGCAAATTGACTCTAGTGAGACGAGGTTACTTTAGTATTGTCGCCATTCTTTTATCATCGACGTTGATGATTAGTACAATGATCGACGACGATCAAAATTGGAAGATTGATTTCCTAGATGTCGGTCATGGCAATAGTGCTGTAATCGTTAAGAATAATAGGGCAATTATCGTCGATACTGGTAACGTGTTTGGCGAGCACTCAACGATGGCGAAGAGTGTGGTGTTGCCCTTTATTTCAGTCGCTGGTATTCGAGACGTTGACTATATATTCATAACGCATATGGATGCCGATCATAGTGCTGGGTTGGTTGATCTAGAAGGTCGATTTGCTAAGGCAACGACTATCACGAATCATCAAGGGCAGTGCACTGATCGTCAAATTAATTGGCAAGGATTGCAAATTCGCGTTACACAAGCGATGGGTCTAACAAAGAAAAGTCATCGCAGCGAAAATAATGCATCGTGTTTAATCCATATCGCTGGTGGATATGGCAGTGTGTTGTTTACTGGTGATATAGAGCGGCCTGCAGAAAAGTTACTGATGGAGCAGCTTGATAAAAGCTGGCACGCAGATGTGATGCAGGTGCCACATCATGGTAGCAAGACTTCATCGTCACGTGATTTTGTGAGTTTAATTAATCCCAAATATGCAATAGTGAGTACAGCAAGTTTTAATCAATGGCATTTTCCCACGCCTATCGTTGTCAATCGTTATCAGCGGCTGGGCGCTCAGGTGCTCAATACTGCGACTATGGGACAAATTACTATTGAAATGCGTGCAAGTGGCCCAAATATAACCAATTATCGAGGTCATCGTGCGCCTTTTTGGTATAATGGCGATCTTTCATTTGGTCATTATCGGCGTTAG
- a CDS encoding DUF2062 domain-containing protein, giving the protein MPRKTIKRIMPDHEKIRDHKHLRYLGSRLHDPNLWHLNRRGASGAFAVGLFFAWMPIPMQMLFAAIFAVIFRVNLPLSVVLVWISNPLTMPPMFYGAYLLGVKILGSETHEFSFEISLDWFLSSIGTIAPPLLTGCVVIGLASSAIGYGFIRLLWRLSVIREYKQRQNR; this is encoded by the coding sequence ATGCCAAGAAAAACGATTAAACGGATAATGCCGGATCATGAAAAAATCCGCGATCACAAACATTTGCGCTATTTAGGCTCTCGTTTGCACGATCCAAACCTGTGGCACCTCAACCGTCGTGGTGCATCGGGGGCCTTTGCTGTCGGTCTGTTTTTCGCTTGGATGCCAATTCCAATGCAAATGTTATTTGCAGCAATTTTCGCAGTGATATTTCGAGTGAACCTTCCTTTATCAGTCGTATTGGTTTGGATTAGTAATCCATTAACCATGCCGCCAATGTTCTACGGTGCGTATCTACTTGGTGTCAAGATTCTAGGCAGTGAAACTCATGAGTTTAGCTTTGAAATTTCACTCGACTGGTTTTTATCAAGCATAGGAACCATAGCGCCACCGCTATTAACGGGATGTGTCGTAATAGGTTTAGCATCGAGTGCTATCGGCTATGGTTTTATTCGCCTACTGTGGCGCTTATCCGTCATTAGAGAATACAAACAGCGTCAAAATCGTTAA
- a CDS encoding cytochrome c peroxidase produces the protein MNLLAVIVLLNGCGGSSSSSTEQPTAPSPVSSPSPTPVATVSVEAHFIKGPVNGATCNLYDFSGGDKGTLLASAITTEQGLADFGTNITATDWGLIECSGGRYVDEFTERSSTIDTPMMRTLLQMNGAQGAQFSSVVTPLTEIAVTLTLNDSNSFNTSFPTYSQHVAVAFGIAEGVDISNDNPIDLLNNIISDDSFEAQYGYALALFSYLQQQDANSQWTQVLATDLQNQLQNGEAVFSESIRGVLGEATDHYLSFGSLINSALQGVNIRRAVMQRGQFVSPEDDTPIKTFSIIKPLNEIRQELAAYITSNNLNPVPAAPQVTDEMFLLGQALAFDKILSGNRDTSCMSCHHPLLASGDARALSLGTGGQGLGQSRAGGHVIARHAQPLFNLDLFSNMFWDGRVELVNEDQFRTPAGNQLTAEMAKVFLAKQETDGFTGYGVVSAQALFPVADAHEMRGVGQDNELSQLNPDAFSEIWQRLMNRLGEIDEYITLFEAAYPNTKFSEMTFAHAANAIAAFEIRGFDFRNNRWQAVISDVADNGVFDNHELMDENTTRGAHFFFETGCVNCHKGSVMSDFDFHSLAFAQYGPGKGNGVSGMEDFGRENITQNSQDRAKFRTAPLFNVDLTAPYAHLGQFNSLWSHIQTYSIPERFWINLYTGYDRIVGGFVHDPVFNDEVSVSERALLMTFPMPSFDGNNYGFIRTLDYIEAKLEQAIADPGRLTLEEGKRMGDGELGLHRDILVPFMEAQTDEGARDLSHLIPRTVPSGLEVERRINR, from the coding sequence ATGAATCTTTTAGCTGTCATCGTTTTGCTTAATGGTTGTGGCGGCAGTTCGTCATCGTCAACGGAACAGCCTACAGCGCCATCTCCTGTTTCTAGTCCATCGCCAACACCCGTTGCGACAGTTAGTGTTGAGGCTCACTTTATTAAGGGGCCTGTTAACGGTGCAACTTGTAATCTTTATGATTTTTCAGGCGGCGATAAAGGGACGTTGTTAGCTAGCGCAATTACAACTGAGCAAGGCCTAGCTGATTTTGGTACGAATATCACCGCAACTGATTGGGGCCTGATTGAATGTTCAGGTGGGCGCTATGTCGACGAGTTTACTGAACGCTCGTCTACAATAGATACGCCAATGATGCGGACGTTGTTACAAATGAATGGTGCTCAGGGTGCGCAGTTCTCATCAGTTGTTACTCCGTTGACAGAAATTGCGGTGACGCTAACCCTCAACGATTCCAACAGCTTTAACACAAGTTTCCCGACTTACTCTCAGCATGTTGCAGTGGCCTTTGGCATTGCAGAAGGCGTCGATATTAGCAACGACAATCCCATTGATTTATTAAATAATATTATCTCAGATGATTCCTTCGAAGCGCAGTATGGCTATGCGTTAGCGTTGTTTAGCTATCTGCAACAGCAAGATGCGAACAGCCAATGGACGCAGGTTTTAGCAACAGATTTGCAAAATCAATTGCAAAACGGCGAAGCTGTTTTTTCTGAGTCGATTCGTGGCGTGCTTGGAGAAGCGACAGACCATTATTTGAGTTTTGGTAGTTTGATTAATAGTGCGCTACAGGGCGTCAATATCCGTAGAGCAGTGATGCAACGTGGACAGTTTGTCAGCCCTGAAGACGACACGCCAATTAAAACCTTTTCAATAATTAAACCTTTGAATGAAATACGGCAGGAATTAGCGGCCTACATCACGAGCAACAATTTAAATCCTGTACCTGCTGCACCGCAAGTAACCGATGAAATGTTCCTACTTGGACAAGCGTTGGCGTTCGATAAGATTTTAAGTGGAAATAGAGATACGTCGTGCATGAGTTGTCACCATCCATTGTTGGCAAGTGGTGATGCCAGGGCCTTATCACTGGGCACTGGTGGTCAAGGGCTTGGCCAGAGTCGTGCTGGTGGCCATGTTATCGCTAGACACGCTCAGCCGTTATTTAATTTGGATTTGTTCAGCAATATGTTTTGGGATGGACGTGTCGAGCTAGTTAACGAAGATCAGTTTAGAACCCCTGCTGGAAACCAATTAACGGCTGAAATGGCCAAGGTATTTCTCGCAAAGCAAGAAACTGATGGCTTTACTGGCTATGGCGTCGTTTCTGCTCAAGCGTTGTTCCCAGTGGCAGATGCGCATGAGATGCGCGGTGTAGGGCAAGATAATGAGCTTTCACAATTGAACCCTGATGCGTTTTCTGAGATCTGGCAGCGCTTGATGAATAGACTTGGCGAAATCGATGAGTATATCACGCTGTTTGAAGCAGCTTATCCAAATACCAAGTTTAGTGAGATGACTTTTGCGCATGCGGCCAATGCAATTGCTGCGTTTGAAATAAGGGGATTCGACTTTCGAAATAATCGTTGGCAAGCCGTGATCAGCGATGTTGCCGACAATGGGGTGTTTGATAATCATGAGCTGATGGATGAGAACACCACTAGAGGGGCTCACTTCTTCTTTGAAACAGGTTGTGTTAACTGTCACAAAGGCAGCGTCATGTCTGATTTTGATTTCCACAGCTTAGCGTTCGCGCAATACGGACCGGGCAAAGGCAATGGCGTGTCAGGGATGGAAGATTTCGGACGAGAGAATATTACCCAAAACAGTCAAGATCGCGCAAAATTTCGTACGGCGCCATTGTTTAATGTTGATTTGACTGCCCCTTATGCGCATTTGGGACAATTCAATAGTTTATGGAGTCATATTCAAACCTATTCCATTCCAGAGCGTTTTTGGATAAATCTATACACGGGGTATGATCGTATCGTCGGGGGCTTTGTCCATGATCCTGTGTTCAATGATGAAGTGAGTGTTTCAGAGCGTGCGTTGTTAATGACATTTCCGATGCCTTCATTTGACGGTAATAACTACGGCTTTATTAGGACGCTGGATTATATTGAAGCCAAACTCGAACAAGCAATTGCCGATCCCGGTCGTTTAACGCTCGAGGAAGGGAAACGCATGGGAGATGGTGAGCTAGGACTTCATCGTGACATTCTGGTTCCATTTATGGAGGCGCAAACTGATGAAGGGGCCAGAGATCTATCACACCTCATTCCCCGCACAGTGCCTAGTGGACTAGAAGTGGAGCGCAGAATTAATCGCTAA